A segment of the Paraburkholderia fungorum genome:
GAGATCCCAGCGTGCGCGCTGCGCCAGCAATTGCGCCGCCGCCACGCCTTGCGCGAATTGATGCAGCGCGGCTTCGCCGTGTTGGGTGGCGAGGGTGTCGATGGTGCGGTCGAAACGCGCTTGCAGATTCGCGCGCAAGTCGTTCATGTTCGCACCGGCGGCCGCGCCCGGTGCGATGTGCGCGCAGGCCTTGAGCAGCGCACCGCCGAACGCGAGATGCTCCGCCTCGGCGACGAACGCCGCGCCCGCGAGGGCGAACGCACGATCGGGCCGCGAGCCGAGCGCGTAGAGCAGATTGCAGCGCGCGAGCGTGGTCGGCAGATAGAACTGCCAGTACGAATGCGTTTGACGCGTGACGCCGCACATCGCCGCGATGCGCGCGAAGGTGGCGTCGTCCGGCAGCCTGCTCGACAGGCTCGGGCGAAGCTCTGGATCGAGCCAGTCGAAATAGCAGGAACCGGCGGCGCGCGCGAGTGCAGTGCGGCGCGACGGCAGCGTCGCCCAACGCTGAATCACGATGAAGCGCAAACCTTCTTCGAGAAAATCGCGCTCCAGCAATCTGTCGAAACGCAGGTTCCAGAATTGCATTTCGTCGTCGATCGTCGTGCTCAGGCGCGTGCTGAGCGTTTCGCGCGATTCGCCGGGCTGCGCCTCGTCGCCGAGATAATCGAATGCGTAGGCTTCGAGGTAAGGGCGAATCTGCGCGCCGATGATCCGCTGTTTATCGACATAAAACGCGCTGAACCGCTGTTGCTGGTCGGCCGCGAGACCTGGCGCGCGGCAGATGTCGAGTTCGTTGATCGTCAGCAGTGTGCGGTTGGTCGCGAGCGACGGCAGGCGGCTCACGTTGTCAGCGCGCACCGGCTTCTGATATTGCAGAAAAGTGAAATCTTCGGGCCGCAGCGGGCGGCGATAGAAATCGTCGTCCAGCACCAGTTCGTCGACGGATGCGCTGCGAAACGGCTCGCACGCGGCGAATTCGCGCAGCAGCGAGCGGAAGGTTTCGCGCTGCGGTAACTGCGCGGCGAAATCGAACAACGGAGGTAAGGCGGTCGGGTTCATGGGAAGCGACTCCAGTGAATAGGGCAGGTTATGCAGTAATGGATGCCCGGCGCGGTGCGCGCGAGCCCGGCCGCATCAGCCGATGGGTTGTATCTCGGCGGGTGTCTGCTGCGACAACGTTTGGCGCAATGAAGCAGCAAGACTGTCGATCACTTCGCCGCGATGGCTGTCGATAAAGAAATGGCCGCCGTCGAAAGTCGAGCGTGAGAAGCGGCCGCGACTTTCGCTTCGCCACGCATCGAGCGTGGCAGGGTCTTGCGTGACGTCGTCGCGACTGCCGCCGAACGCATGCAGCGCGCAATCGAGCGGACGCCGCGTGCCGGCGCGCGGCGCACGCCACGTGCCATACAGATGAAAGTCGTTGCGCACGATCGGCACGATCAGTTCGACGAATTCGCGGTTTGCCAGCAATTCCGGCGCGGTCTGGCCGAACGCCGTCAACTCGTCGAGCACGTCCTGTTCGGGACATGTCAGCCAATCCATTTCAGCCTCGTGATGCGACGGCGCAGGGCAGCCGGACACGCCTAGCCAGCGTGGTTCGATACCGAGTCGTTCACGCAACGCATGCGTCAGTTCGAGCGCCAGCAACGCGCCGAGGCTATGCCCGAACAGCGCGAACGGACGGCCAGAGTGCTGACGCAGTGCAACTTCTGCGTCGTCGGCGAGACGGTCGATTAGCGGTGCCCACTCCGGCAGCAATGCCTGATCGTGACGCACGCCACGCCCCGGCAGATGCAACGGCGCGATGTGCAGCCAGTCCGGCGATGCCTGCGGCCAGTTTCGATAGACGGCCGCCGCCCCGCCTGCATACGGCAGGCAAAACAATGTGATCGGCTGCATGGAACGGGTGTTATTGCGCGGTGATGTCGGCAGGGGAAACGGCGGTGCGTGGCGCCTGGGCGTCCATCGCCTGACGCAGGCTGAGCGGACGCATGTCCACCCACACTTCGTCGATATGCGCGAGGCATTCGGCTTTGCTGCCCTGCTTGCCGACGGTGTGCCAGCCCGCGGGCAGACTCTTGTAGGTCGGCCAGATCGAGTACTGCTCTTCGTGATTCATCACCACGTCATACACGGTATTTTCGTCGCCCCAGCTCATAGTTTCCTCGTTAGTGATCCAAACTATCTATGTGCAAAACATAGAAATTCAGGACGGTTGAGTTGTACACACGGAATGAGTTGCGAGTCGCGCAACGAGTCGCGCAATATTACGGACTGCTTTCGATGCGTTGGGTGTTGGCTTGCGTTGCTACGCTGGCTGGAAGATTGATACGCAGAATAGGGCAAGCGTCGGTAAGCGTCAAGGAATGAGAATGATTCTTATCTACATTTATGTTTTTTTCTGTAACTGATGAATTGTTAGGCAATGGGTTGGGAATGGCTCTTGCGAGCCCGCCGGGACGGCCTTGCAGGTGCGCAAGCCCCGCCCGGCCTGAAACGGAGCTAAATACCAGAATTGGTATCGATATCGCCAAAAATCTGATTGGAAAGATATCAACCCGCTCCGTACACTTCAGCATTCCCAGAAAATAAGAGACAGCCCCGTGATTCGCGTTTCAGAGCCTTGTACAGCCTGCCGCCGCACGGAACGCGCTGTCGCTATCCGCTTACTCGTCGTACCGCCGGTCGCGCCGCGCCGGTTCGGTCAAACTGGCCGGTGTTTTGACCCGGCGCGTGCATCAAGGAAATAGGCATGTCGGAAAAAAAGCGGAAATTGCGATCGACGGAATGGTTCGGTACCGCCGACAAGAACGGCTTCATGTATCGAAGCTGGATGAAGAACCAGGGCATTCCCGATCACGAATTCGATGGCCGCCCGGTCATCGGGATCTGCAATACCTGGTCGGAACTCACGCCGTGTAACGCGCACTTTCGCAAGCTCGCCGAGCACGTGAAGCGCGGCATTTATGAAGCAGGCGGATTCCCCGTCGAGTTTCCGGTGTTCTCCAACGGCGAATCGAATCTGCGTCCTACCGCGATGCTCACGCGCAATCTCGCGGCGATGGACGTGGAAGAAGCGATTCGCGGCAATCCGATCGACGCGGTCGTGCTGCTGACCGGCTGCGACAAGACCACCCCTGCATTGCTGATGGGCGCGGCGAGTTGCGATGTGCCCGCGATTGTCGTCACCGGCGGCCCGATGCTGAACGGCAAGCTCGACGGCAAGAACATCGGCTCCGGTACAGCGGTGTGGCAACTGCACGAATCGCTGAAGGCGGGCGAGATCAATCTGCATCAGTTCCTGTCGGCGGAAGCGGGCATGTCGCGCTCGGCGGGCACCTGCAACACGATGGGCACCGCGTCGACGATGGCGTGCATGGCCGAAGCGCTCGGCACGTCGCTGCCGCATAACGCGGCGATTCCCGCGGTCGATTCGCGCCGCTACGTGCTCGCGCATATGTCGGGCATTCGCATCGTCGAGATGGCGCATGAAGGGCTCACGCTGTCGAAGATCCTGACGCGCGAAGCATTCATGAACGCGATCCGCACGAATGCCGCGATTGGCGGCTCGACCAATGCGGTGATTCATCTGAAGGCGATTGCCGGGCGAATGGGCGTCGACCTCGAACTGGAAGACTGGGTGCGCATCGGCCGCGACACGCCGACTATCGTCGACCTGATGCCGTCGGGCCGCTTCCTGATGGAAGAGTTCTATTACGCGGGCGGTTTGCCGGCGGTTCTGCGCCGTCTCGGCGAAGCGGATTTGCTGCCGTTCCCGGGCGCGCTGACCGTCAACGGCAAGTCGTTGTGGGAGAACGTGAAGGAAGCGCCGAACACGAACGACGAAGTGATTCGTCAACTCGACAATCCGCTCGTCGCCGATGGCGGCATTCGCGTGCTGCGCGGCAATCTCGCGCCGCGTGGGGCGGTGCTGAAGCCGTCGGCGGCCACGCCTGAATTGCTGAAGCATCGCGGGCGCGCGGTGGTGTTCGAGAACCTCGAGCACTACAAGGCAAAGATCGTCGACGAAGAACTCGATGTCGATGCGAACTCCGTGCTCGTGTTGAAGAACTGCGGACCGAAGGGTTATCCCGGCATGGCCGAAGTCGGCAACATGGGTTTGCCGCCGAAGCTGCTGCGTGAGGGCGTGAAGGACATGGTGCGCATTTCCGACGCGCGCATGAGCGGCACCGCATACGGCACGGTCGTGTTGCACGTCACGCCGGAAGCGGCTGCGGGCGGTCCGCTCGCAGCGGTGCAGGACGGCGACTGGATCGAACTCGATTGCGACGCGGGCACGCTGCATCTGGATATCAGCGACGCAGAACTCGAACGGCGGATGGTGAATCACGTGCCGCCGCAACCGCCTGAGGGTGGTGGCTATCAACGCCTTTATGTGGACCACGTTTTGCAGGCCGACGAAGGTTGCGACCTCGACTTTCTGGTGGGTTGTCGTGGTGCTGCTGTGCCGCGCCATTCGCACTGACGCAACGATGTTTCGCAGCATCGCAGCACAGCGTTGATTCACGCTGCCAACCCGAGTCAGTCGTGGAACCGTCGCCCGACAGTGACATGGCTGACTCGACCGGGCTCTTTACTTCACGCGAACAACGCAGGCCGGTTAGCGGCCGGCATTGCATTCGTCTTGAGTTCAGCGCTGGGCGAACCAGACACGCGCCGCTAACTATGGTTGATATGCGTGCGCGTATGGAGCGCACGCCATGCGCCCGGCGTCATTCCTTGCAAGCGTTTGAAGATTCGCCGGAAATAAGCGGTATCGGCGAATCCCGACAAACGCGCAATTTCATCGACACCCGTACCTGACTCGGCGAGTAAAGCGGCGGCGTGTCGTGTGCGGCGCTCATGCAGCGCCTCCGTCATTGTCTTGTTGAACACGCTGCGAAACACGCGCCCTAAATAATCGGGATTGCACCGCAGTTCCGCAGCAATACTCGACGCGGTGATGGACGACGAGAACTTCGTCTGAATGACGATCTGCGCGCCTGCAGCAAGCGAGGAGGTGGTGCGGGCTTCGTCTCCCGCAGCGACGCCCGAGCGGGCGGCCTCACAGAGAATCAGCATCACAATCGGCCCCAATGTCGCGGACTTTGCGCCGAACAGTTCCTGATCGTTGAGCAATTGACGGAACAGTGAGGTCATCTGATCCGGCCGCGCGATATTCACATGCTGACGTATCTGCAATGTATCGCCATTCGCAGAAAACAGCTGCGTATTCAGCGTGAAATGTACCCAGTAGAATTTCAGATTTCGCGGCGACGGCATGATGCCGCCATGACGTCGATGCGGCCAGAGAATCAGCGCTTCTCCTGGTTGCACTTCGAACTGCTCGTCTTCTTCATGCAAACGCAATACACCCTGCTTGACGAAGATCAGTTCGAACGATTCCAGCGTGCGTGCCGGGTGAATCCAGTTCTCGCTTTTCGCGACGAACAGGCCGCCATTCTGGGCTCTGATAGCCAAACCTGTTTCCACTTCCAGTTTGATTTGCACGCCCGCTCCCCCAATGCGAAATGATTGTTGCCGCATGAATACGACCTGCATGCGGCTTCCGATAATAGTCGGAATTGTCTCCCTGTGTATTGTTTTGTCGCTTGTCGCCGATAGCGGCGCCGGTAGCATGAACACATAAATTTCCGGCCGGAAAACCTGTCCGTCAACCCGTCTTGCAGTCGTCGGGTTCGACAGGATTTACCGGTCATACAACAGGTACGGAGACGACAATGGCGGATACCACGGCGTTAGGCGGTACGGATAGAAGCATCGACCGGACAGGCTGGTCCGGTACGACACTCTCGGCGATAGAAAAGACCGGTTACGGTCTCGGCGATGCAGGCGGCACGATCATCACCGCGTTGATCGGCAACTTCCTGACGTTCTTCTATACGGACATCTTCGGGCTTGCGCCAGGCATCGTCGGAACGATTTTTATCGTATTGCGCGTATTCGACGCAGTGGCCGATCCATTCATGGGCGCACTCGCCGATCGTACTCATAGTCGATGGGGACGTTTCCGACCATGGCAACTGTGGGGCGCGATTCCAATCGGCGTCGTCACGGTGCTGACTTTCACAACACCAGCTCTCTCATACGAATACAAGGTGGTGTACGCGTTCGTCACTTACCTTCTGCTTTCAGCGTGCTATACGGCAGTGAACGTGCCGTACTGCGCGCTGATCAACACGATGACGACGGACCACAAAGAAGTGATGTCGTCGCAGACCTATCGCTTCGCACTGTGCGGCGTGACCGGCTTTCTGGTATCGACCGGCGTACCGTATCTGGTCAAGCGTCTTGGCGGCGCGGATCAGGCACTCGGCTACCGGCTCGCCGTCATGGTCGCGGCAGGCGTGGCGGTCGCGATGTTGCTGTGCTGTTTCGCGACGGTGCGTGAGCGCGTGCCGCTGCGCGGCACTGGCGGTCTCACCATTCGCGACCAGTTGCAAAGCATGAAACGCAACGACCAGTTGATCGTCATGCTGGCGATGTCGTTTCTGCTGATTACGATCTTCAACACGAAGGGCGGCGGGTACATGTACTTCATTACGTATGTGCTGCATGGCGATGCCGCCTATACGTCGCTGTTCTTCGGCGTCGCGACGTTTTCCGCGATTCTCGGTACGTTGATCGTCAACCGGCTGAGCAAGTACTACGACACGCCGCGCATTTATGTGCTGACCAATGTGTTCCTCGGTTTGCTGTCGATTGCGCTGTACTGGGTGCCGGGAACTTATCAGACGTTGTGGCTCGGTTTGATCCTGATCTATTGCACGGTACTCGGCTTCACGTTGCCATTGCACTTCGCGATGATGGCCTACGCCGACGACTACGGTGACTGGAAAACGGGCGTGCGTTCGTCGGGAATGAACTTCGCGTTCAACCTGCTGTTCATCAAACTTGCGTGGGCGGCCAGCGCGGGCATTATCAGCGCGGTGCTTGTAGTTGTGGCTTACAAGGCCGGTATTGCAAATCAGACGCCCGCATCGATTGGCGGCATTACGGTTATTGCGACGGTCATTCCGGGCATTCTTCATCTCGTGCTCGCCGCGGTTGCGCTTCGTTACCGGATCGACAAACCGTTGCTGGAAAAAATTCACGCCGACCTGAAACAGCGCCGCGTTGCTGTCGACGGCGTTCGCTAAGCGAGTACATTCTCGTCCAACTCTATTCAGCTTTCGACAGACCATGGATCAAAAAGCTCATACCATTCAGCCCATTTCGCTTCACGACATCACGATCGACGACTCTTTCTGGAACGGCTATCGCCGCCTCGTGCGCGAAGTCGTGGTTCCATACCAATGGGATGCATTGAACGATCGCATTGAAAATGCGGAGCCGAGTGGCGCGGTTCATAACTACAAGGTAGCCGCAGGCGAAGTAGACGGGTCCTTTCACGGCATGGTGTTTCAGGACAGCGACGTGACGAAGTGGCTTGAAGCGGTCGCCTATCTGCTCGTCTCCGGTCGCGACGCAGACCTTGAGCGTACTGCGGACGAATTGATCGATATCGTCGCGCGGGCGCAGCAGGAAGATGGCTACCTCAACACGTATTTCACATTGAAGGCGCCCGGTCAGCGCTGGACGAATCTTGCCGAGTGCCACGAGTTGTATTGCGCCGGGCATCTGATCGAAGCGGCCGTCGCTTATTTTCAGGCGACTGGAAAGCGCAGGCTCCTCGACGTGGCTATCCGCTTTGTCGACCATATCGACACGGTTCTCGGACCGGAGGAGGGCAAGCTAAAGGGCTACCCGGGCCATCCCGAGATTGAACTCGCGCTGATGCGTCTCTATGAAATAACGAACGACCCGAAGCATATAGAACTGGCGCGCTATTTCGTCGAACAGCGCGGCGTGAGTCCGCACTATTACGACGAAGAATACGAGAAGCGCGGGCGCACATCGCACTGGGACGTGCATGGTCGCGCCTGGATTACGTGGCATAAGGCATACAGTCAGGCACATCGTCCGATTGCAGATCAGGATGTCGCGGTCGGGCACGCAGTGCGTCTCGTCTATTTATATGCGGGGGTGGCGCATCTCGCGAGACTGAGTGGCGATGTAGGCAAACTCGACGCGTGCCGCCGTATCTGGCGAAATATGGTCGAGCGCCAGATGTACGTGACAGGGGCTGTCGGCGCGCAGGTGTGGGGCGAGTCGTTCACGAGCGACTACGATCTGCCGAACGATACGGCCTACACCGAGACGTGCGCATCAGTCGGCATGGTGTTTTTCGCGCAAAAAATGCTGGAGGCGGATCACGACGCGCGCTATGCGGACGTGCTCGAACGTGCGCTATATAACACCGTACTGTCCGGTATGGCGCTCGACGGCAGATCGTTTTTCTACGTCAATCCGCTTGAAGTACATCCCACGAGCATTTGTCACGATCATAAGTACGAACATGTGAAACCGGTGCGGCAGAGATGGTTCGGCTGTGCATGTTGTCCGCCGAATGTCGCGCGATTGCTTTCGTCGCTCGGACAATACGTTTATCTCGTCGATGGCGATTCCATTTATGTGAACCTGTATGTGGGCGGCGACGCGAAGCTGAGAGCCGCCGCCACGGAAGTGCGCTTGCGTCAGACGGGTGCGTATCCATGGGACGGCGAAGTACGACTCACGCTTGAAGACGCCGGTGGATTTACAGGCGCGATTGCACTTCGTTTGCCGGATTGGTGCGCGAATCCTGAAGTGCGGGTCAACGGAAATACGGTGGGCCTCGCTGCCGTGACCGTGGATGGCTATGCACGTATCGAGCGCGACTGGGCTACCGGCGACGTGATCGAACTCACGCTGCCCATGCAGGTTCGACGCGTGAGCGGTCACCCCAGATTGCGGCATTCGGCGGGGAAGATCGCGCTGCAACGCGGGCCGATTGTCTACTGTGTCGAGCAGGCAGATAACAATGGCGATCTGCATCTGATACAGGTGCCTGCCGATGCGCAATTCGAAGTGCTCGACGGCGCGGCGGTCGATGAACGGTTCGCGGGGCGACGCGTTATCGAAGTCGATGGCTATCGTGCCGACGCAGAAGCATCCGCCGGCCCATCGCTCTATCGCTATGACGAGCCAGTCGCCGCAAGCAGCAAACAGCGGCTGACTTTTATTCCGTACTTCTGCTGGGGAAATCGGGGAGAAGGCGAAATGCGGGTTTGGGTCGATGCCGATAGAAAAAAGATTGTGTAATTAACTAGCCTAATCGATCCGGCATTATCGAAAATCCTTAATGGATTTTACGGATTGCCCGAGGAATTAACCTGATTGGCATCGCTAAATGCGATGCCATTTGCATTTAATAGTTCAGAAAATCACCTGACCAGTCAATTTGCGCCAAGAAAAATTCAATCGTGACAGGTGGTTAAGCGCGTTAACCCTACTCATACCCAAATCTGAATACCTTGATATCGAAACAGGGATTGGACGATTCGCGCTAACCGACATTATTATATTTTCATAATACCAAAGCAGTGAATAACGGCAGTTCCGAGACATAATTCCCAGGAGGCACGGTGACGGGCATTCAGCTCAACGGCGTGACAAAAAGGTATGGCGAGACTGAAGTCATTACGGGTCTCGACCTGAATATCCACGAAGGCGAATTCCTCGTCTTTTTAGGCCCGTCGGGTTGCGGCAAGTCCACGCTGCTGCGGATGATCGCCGGCCTCGAAGGCGTGAGCGAAGGCCAGATCAGCATCGGCGGCCGCGAGGTCACTAACCTGCCGCCCGCAAGGCGCGATGTCGCGATGGTGTTCCAGCACTACGCGCTCTATCCGCACATGACGGTCTACGACAACATGGCGTTCGGCTTGCGCAATTCGGGCGTCGACGCGAGCGAGATCGAGCGGCGCATTACCGAAGCCGCCCGCATGCTCGAACTCGATCCGTTGCTCAGGCGCCGGCCTGCGCAACTGTCGGGCGGTCAGCGGCAGCGCGTCGCGATTGGCCGCGCTGTCGTCAAGGAACCCGAAGCATTTCTGTTCGACGAGCCGCTTTCGAATCTCGATGCATCGCTGCGAACCCGTACGCGGGTCGAGCTGGCGCGCATTCATCGCCGCCTGAATTCGACGATGGTGTTCGTCACGCACGACCAGATCGAAGCGATGACGCTCGCCACGCGAATCGTCGTGATGAACCGTGGACGCATCGAACAGATCGGCGCTCCGCTCGATATTTACCGGCGTCCGGCCACGCGCTTCGTCGCGGGCTTTATCGGTGCACCGGCGATGAACTTCATCGACGTGGAGCCCGCTGGTGAGAACGGTGGCCGCCTGCTGGTTCGCCTGCCTGTCGATAACGTCGTGATACCGACGACCATCGCCACCGGCAGCTTGCCGTCAAGGCAACTCACGCTCGGTGTGCGTGCTGAACACGTGGTGATCGACGCCAACGGTCCGCTGACGGGCCGCGCTGAATTTGTCGAGCGTCTCGGCGATCGTTCGCTGGCACACGTGAGTGTGCCCGGCTGCTCGCTGATCGTCGTCGAGATTCCGCGCGACTATGAATTGCAGGCTGGCGATCCGATCCGTTTGAATATCGACGCAGCGCATCTGCACATTTTCGACGAAAGCGGGACGGCGCATCATGGCGGCTGACCGCTCGCTGACGGCCGGATTGCCGAAAGCGCGGCAACGCCGTTTC
Coding sequences within it:
- a CDS encoding thioesterase II family protein, whose product is MQPITLFCLPYAGGAAAVYRNWPQASPDWLHIAPLHLPGRGVRHDQALLPEWAPLIDRLADDAEVALRQHSGRPFALFGHSLGALLALELTHALRERLGIEPRWLGVSGCPAPSHHEAEMDWLTCPEQDVLDELTAFGQTAPELLANREFVELIVPIVRNDFHLYGTWRAPRAGTRRPLDCALHAFGGSRDDVTQDPATLDAWRSESRGRFSRSTFDGGHFFIDSHRGEVIDSLAASLRQTLSQQTPAEIQPIG
- a CDS encoding IlvD/Edd family dehydratase, encoding MSEKKRKLRSTEWFGTADKNGFMYRSWMKNQGIPDHEFDGRPVIGICNTWSELTPCNAHFRKLAEHVKRGIYEAGGFPVEFPVFSNGESNLRPTAMLTRNLAAMDVEEAIRGNPIDAVVLLTGCDKTTPALLMGAASCDVPAIVVTGGPMLNGKLDGKNIGSGTAVWQLHESLKAGEINLHQFLSAEAGMSRSAGTCNTMGTASTMACMAEALGTSLPHNAAIPAVDSRRYVLAHMSGIRIVEMAHEGLTLSKILTREAFMNAIRTNAAIGGSTNAVIHLKAIAGRMGVDLELEDWVRIGRDTPTIVDLMPSGRFLMEEFYYAGGLPAVLRRLGEADLLPFPGALTVNGKSLWENVKEAPNTNDEVIRQLDNPLVADGGIRVLRGNLAPRGAVLKPSAATPELLKHRGRAVVFENLEHYKAKIVDEELDVDANSVLVLKNCGPKGYPGMAEVGNMGLPPKLLREGVKDMVRISDARMSGTAYGTVVLHVTPEAAAGGPLAAVQDGDWIELDCDAGTLHLDISDAELERRMVNHVPPQPPEGGGYQRLYVDHVLQADEGCDLDFLVGCRGAAVPRHSH
- a CDS encoding ABC transporter ATP-binding protein gives rise to the protein MTGIQLNGVTKRYGETEVITGLDLNIHEGEFLVFLGPSGCGKSTLLRMIAGLEGVSEGQISIGGREVTNLPPARRDVAMVFQHYALYPHMTVYDNMAFGLRNSGVDASEIERRITEAARMLELDPLLRRRPAQLSGGQRQRVAIGRAVVKEPEAFLFDEPLSNLDASLRTRTRVELARIHRRLNSTMVFVTHDQIEAMTLATRIVVMNRGRIEQIGAPLDIYRRPATRFVAGFIGAPAMNFIDVEPAGENGGRLLVRLPVDNVVIPTTIATGSLPSRQLTLGVRAEHVVIDANGPLTGRAEFVERLGDRSLAHVSVPGCSLIVVEIPRDYELQAGDPIRLNIDAAHLHIFDESGTAHHGG
- a CDS encoding AraC family transcriptional regulator, with amino-acid sequence MAIRAQNGGLFVAKSENWIHPARTLESFELIFVKQGVLRLHEEDEQFEVQPGEALILWPHRRHGGIMPSPRNLKFYWVHFTLNTQLFSANGDTLQIRQHVNIARPDQMTSLFRQLLNDQELFGAKSATLGPIVMLILCEAARSGVAAGDEARTTSSLAAGAQIVIQTKFSSSITASSIAAELRCNPDYLGRVFRSVFNKTMTEALHERRTRHAAALLAESGTGVDEIARLSGFADTAYFRRIFKRLQGMTPGAWRALHTRTHINHS
- a CDS encoding MFS transporter, which encodes MADTTALGGTDRSIDRTGWSGTTLSAIEKTGYGLGDAGGTIITALIGNFLTFFYTDIFGLAPGIVGTIFIVLRVFDAVADPFMGALADRTHSRWGRFRPWQLWGAIPIGVVTVLTFTTPALSYEYKVVYAFVTYLLLSACYTAVNVPYCALINTMTTDHKEVMSSQTYRFALCGVTGFLVSTGVPYLVKRLGGADQALGYRLAVMVAAGVAVAMLLCCFATVRERVPLRGTGGLTIRDQLQSMKRNDQLIVMLAMSFLLITIFNTKGGGYMYFITYVLHGDAAYTSLFFGVATFSAILGTLIVNRLSKYYDTPRIYVLTNVFLGLLSIALYWVPGTYQTLWLGLILIYCTVLGFTLPLHFAMMAYADDYGDWKTGVRSSGMNFAFNLLFIKLAWAASAGIISAVLVVVAYKAGIANQTPASIGGITVIATVIPGILHLVLAAVALRYRIDKPLLEKIHADLKQRRVAVDGVR
- a CDS encoding AraC family ligand binding domain-containing protein; translation: MNPTALPPLFDFAAQLPQRETFRSLLREFAACEPFRSASVDELVLDDDFYRRPLRPEDFTFLQYQKPVRADNVSRLPSLATNRTLLTINELDICRAPGLAADQQQRFSAFYVDKQRIIGAQIRPYLEAYAFDYLGDEAQPGESRETLSTRLSTTIDDEMQFWNLRFDRLLERDFLEEGLRFIVIQRWATLPSRRTALARAAGSCYFDWLDPELRPSLSSRLPDDATFARIAAMCGVTRQTHSYWQFYLPTTLARCNLLYALGSRPDRAFALAGAAFVAEAEHLAFGGALLKACAHIAPGAAAGANMNDLRANLQARFDRTIDTLATQHGEAALHQFAQGVAAAQLLAQRARWDLGEQLDWLSSIETYCEYARRIYDKIEIDFPDIDRDTFIEPHELCSTTHVHNEHRLVVIESGDMLFWGNLGMKLQMHPGDMVLIPDGRLHGSTVESDSCTYHQPIIPDDWIAELTAPPATAAADASRASAVTT
- a CDS encoding glycoside hydrolase family 127 protein, which encodes MDQKAHTIQPISLHDITIDDSFWNGYRRLVREVVVPYQWDALNDRIENAEPSGAVHNYKVAAGEVDGSFHGMVFQDSDVTKWLEAVAYLLVSGRDADLERTADELIDIVARAQQEDGYLNTYFTLKAPGQRWTNLAECHELYCAGHLIEAAVAYFQATGKRRLLDVAIRFVDHIDTVLGPEEGKLKGYPGHPEIELALMRLYEITNDPKHIELARYFVEQRGVSPHYYDEEYEKRGRTSHWDVHGRAWITWHKAYSQAHRPIADQDVAVGHAVRLVYLYAGVAHLARLSGDVGKLDACRRIWRNMVERQMYVTGAVGAQVWGESFTSDYDLPNDTAYTETCASVGMVFFAQKMLEADHDARYADVLERALYNTVLSGMALDGRSFFYVNPLEVHPTSICHDHKYEHVKPVRQRWFGCACCPPNVARLLSSLGQYVYLVDGDSIYVNLYVGGDAKLRAAATEVRLRQTGAYPWDGEVRLTLEDAGGFTGAIALRLPDWCANPEVRVNGNTVGLAAVTVDGYARIERDWATGDVIELTLPMQVRRVSGHPRLRHSAGKIALQRGPIVYCVEQADNNGDLHLIQVPADAQFEVLDGAAVDERFAGRRVIEVDGYRADAEASAGPSLYRYDEPVAASSKQRLTFIPYFCWGNRGEGEMRVWVDADRKKIV
- a CDS encoding MbtH family protein codes for the protein MSWGDENTVYDVVMNHEEQYSIWPTYKSLPAGWHTVGKQGSKAECLAHIDEVWVDMRPLSLRQAMDAQAPRTAVSPADITAQ